The genomic DNA GGCATCGGGCCCGCGGTTGTGCGCGGTGATGCGGATGCAGAGGTCTTCCGGCGACGCCTTCGCGAACTCGACGAACACGTCGAAGTAGCGGTCTTCGTCGAACACGCCGGTATCGAGCAGCTCGAACTCGGGCTCGGCCGGCCCGCGCCGCCGGTTCTCCTCGATGAGCCGCGCGTAGGGGAACTCCGCCTGCGGATACTTGTAGAGCATGCGCATGTAGGAGTGCGTCGGCGTCGAGTCGAGGTGGAAGTAATACTCCTTCACGTCCTCGCCGTGGTTGCCCTCGTGCGGCGTGAGGCCGAAGAAACGCTCCTTGAGGATCGGGTCGCGGCCGTTCCACAACGCGAGGCCGAAGCACAGGATCTGGTAGCGGTCGCACACGCCGGCGATGGCGTCCTCGCCCCAGCGGTAGGCCTTCGAGCGGGCGAGGTCGTGCGGGAGGAAGTTCCACGCGTCGCCGTCGGCGCTGTAATCCTCGCGCACCGTGCCCCACGAGCGGTCGCTCACATACGGACCCCACCGGCGCCACGGATGCACGGGGCCGGTCCGCGCTTCGTGCAGGCGCTGATGTTCACGCGTCTCGCTCATGCGGCGGGGGATGCTGGTCCAACCGCGCGTCATGCGCCGAGCTTTTTCTTTCCCGCGCGCCGCCGGTTCCGCTACGGTTCCGCCATGCCGTCATTCGACATCGTCTCCGAAGTGAACTCGATGGAGATTGAGAACGCCGTGAACCAGGCGAAGAAGGAGCTGGCGAACCGCTTCGACTTCAAGGGCAGCACCGCCGCAATCGCGCTGGAGAAAAACGACATCAAGCTCTCGGCCGAGACGGACTTCCGCGTGCGCTCGATGGTCGAGATGGTGCGCACGCGGCTTGCCAAGCGCGGCGTGAGCCCGAAGAACATTGACGAGGGCAAGCCGGACATCTCGCCGCTCGGCCACGCGCGGCAGGTCATGAAGATCAAGCAGGGCATCGCGCCTGATGCGGCCAAGCAGATCGCGCAGTTCGTCCGCGACACCAAGCTCAAGGTCAGCGCCGCCATCGAGGGCGAGAAACTCCGCGTCACCGGCAAGAGCCGCGACGACCTGCAAGCCGTCATCGCCGCCGTGCGCACGAAGGAATTCCCCGTGGCCCTCAGCTTTGTGAACTTTCGGGATTGAGCCAATGAAGCGCGCGGGATTCGAGATCGAGGGCAACCGGATTCCCCATCCATGTCGCCTCTCTCGATGACCCCGCCGCCCGGCGGGCGCCTGCTGCGCTTCGTCGGCGACACGGTGCGGTTCGCGCTGCGGCCGGCGTCGTCGCAGCAATCGCCCGGGCGCGGCTGGTCCGCGCGACTCCGCACCGACCTTGGGCGCGCGGACCTCGTGCGCCGTGAAATCGTTGACGCGAACTTCAAGAAAATCCCGCTTGCGGGCGCGTGCTGGCGCGACGTGCCGATGCGCTGGGCCGACGGCGCGTGGTCGCTCGAACTGACGCTCGCCGAAGTCGGCTGGTTCAAGGCCAAGGCTTACGCGCTCGACCCGCGCGGCTGGCAGCACTGGCCCGACGGCCCCGACGCAGGCGTCACCGTTCATCCCGACTGGAGCCGCAGCGCGAACACCATCTACTGCGCGTTCGCGCGCATGTTCGGCGCGGGCAAAACCGCCGCGACCGCGTGGGACGATGAGCGCGAGGCTGAGTTCAAGAAACTCGATGCGCAGGGGTTCACGGTCATCCCGCCCTCCGGCACGTTGCGGGACCTCGCGCGCGAGCTGCCGCACATCTTCGGCACGCTCGGCTGCCGGATTCTCCATCTGCTGCCGGTCAATCCCACGCCCACGACGATGGCGAAGTTCGGCAGGTTCGGCAGTCCCTACGCGGCGCTCGACCTCACGGGCATTGACCCCGCGCTCGTCGAGTTCGACAGGCGCACGACGGCCACCGGGCAGTTCCGCGAACTCGCCGACGGCGTTCACGAGCGCGGCGGACGGCTCTTCCTCGACATCGTGATCAACCACACCGGCTGGGGCTCGCGCGTGCAGGAGGCGCATCCCGAATGGTTCCTGCGCGATGCGAAGGGGAGCTTCGTTTCGCCCGGCGCATGGGGCGTCACGTGGGAAGACCTTACCGAACTCGAGCACGTCCACCCCGGTTTGTGGGTCGAGCTTGCCGATGTCTTCCTCACGTGGTGCCGGCGCGGCGTGGATGGCTTCCGTTGCGACGCCGGCTACAAGGTCCCCATGCCTGCGTGGCAGTTCATCACCGCGCGCGTGCGGCAGGAATTCCCCGACACGGTATTCTTGCTCGAAGGGCTCGGCGGCGGGTGGGCCGAGACCGAATCGCTTCTCACCGACGGCGGCATGCAGTGGGCCTACAGCGAACTGTTCCAGGAAAACACAGCGCTTCAAGTGCAGGGCTACCTCGACCACGCGCTCAAGCAATCCTCGCGCGTCGGGGTGCTTGTCCACTACAGCGAGACGCACGACAACGCACGCCTCGCCGCGAAGGGCCGCGCGTGGTCGCTCTTCCGCAACCGCCTCAGCGCTCTCACGAGCGTCAGCGGCGGCTACGGCTTCACGTGTGGCGTGGAGTGGCTCGCGACGGAGAAAGTTCGCGTCCACGGCAGCACCGGCATGAACTGGGGCGCGACCGACAACATCACCGCGGAACTCGCCGCGCTGACTGCGCTGCTCGCGGAACACCCGTGCTTTCTCGATGGCGCGCGGCTCACTCGCGTGAGCCCGGCCGGCTCGCCGGTCTTCGGCCTTGTCCGGCAGTCCGCCGACAACAAGGACGTCGTGCTCGTGCTCGCGAACACGGACGCAGACAAGCCGCACCCCGTCACCCTCGACCTGCGCGACGCAGGTTTTCCCGGCAGCGCCGGCCTCGGTGCGCGACGGCTCACCGATTTGCTCGGCCAGGTCGCGCCGCGCCCGCAGTCCACCGGCGACGGCCATTTCACGTTCACCGTCGCTCCGCTCGAATGCCACTGCCTCGCTCTGGACCCGATGCCGCTCGGCCTCACCGGTTCCGCTTACCGCCGCGCCCGCGCGCAGGCCGCGTGGGGACTCGCCGCGCTCGCGCGGGCGATGCCCGCCGAGAGCATCGGCACATTTGACTGGCGGCAAGTGGCCGCCGTCGTGGACCGCTCGGCCGCCGACTGGCTGGCTTCAGTCAGCCTGGGAAAACCCGGCGCTTCCGCGGCAGGCTACGCCCCGGTTGTCACGTGGCGCGCATCCGATCGATCGCGGGTGCTGCTCGTGCCGCCTCATCACTGGCTGCTTGTCGAGGCCACCGTGAGCTTCCGGGCGACGCTCCTCCGTGGCGACAAGCCCGAGCACGCCGCCTCCATCGCCACCGCCGCCGGACACGTCGCCAGCTTCGGCCCGTCCGACTTTGCCGGTGATGCCGAGTTGCGCGTGCAACCATTCGGCGGAACGTCGCAGGCAACGGGCGGCGCGATTCGATACCTCGCCTCCGCGCCGGCCATTCCGCAATCCGCGATCCGCAATCCGCAATCGTCACTTGTTCTCCTCACCAACGGCCGCGGCGGCATGGCGCGCCTGTGCGTGGATCCCGGCAACATCCACTCCAAATACGACTGCGTGCTCGGCGCAAACCTGAACGCGTCCGTGCCCGTGGACCGCCATGTCTTCGTAAAGCGCCTGCGTCTGTGGTGCAACGCAGACGGCTTCATCACGCCCTTGAACGGCGGGAACCTGGTCGCGTTCGAAGCCGGCCCTCGATCCCGGTGGCAGTTCGTGGCAAATGCCGGTGACGGCCGTGCGGCTGGCATCGAGCTCAGCGTCGAGATGTTGAACCAGCGGAACACCGTCGTGGTGCGTCTCGCCCGCACCGGTGTGCCCGGGGGACTCGGCCGCGAACTGCCCGCGAGCGCCGACGTGCGGCTGACGGCGCGTTTCGACATCGAGGACCGCAACTTCCACTGGGAGACGAAACGCAACAGCGCCGCGGAGCATCACTTCTCGAGCCGCTGCCAGGTCGAACATCGCACCGGCGCGCACGAGCACACGAGGGTGCTGCTGGCGGGCGAAGTCCCCTCCGCGTCCGCGGCCGATGCGCCCATCGCCAGCGGCTTCAGCTTCACGCCGGCGCGTGACCGGCAATTGCGCATCACGGCCAACGCCGGCGTGTATCACGCCGCGCCCGAATGGAGCGAAGGCATTCCGCACCCGGTCGAAGGGTCGCGCGGCATGGCGGCGGGCGGCGATGCGTGGAGCCCGGGCTGGTTTGAACTGCCGCTGGCACCGGGGCGGCCCATCACAATCCTCGTCACCGCGGAGGCTGAGGAACAGGTGACCGATTCGCCTTTCGAACGGGCGTTGGGCACGGTGAGATCCGATCCGGGCGTATCAACCTTTGAGCGCACCCTCATCGACGCCGCGAGCGCGTTCGTGGTGCGGCGCGGTGACGGCAAGACGGTCATTGCGGGCTATCCGTGGTTCCTCGACTGGGGACGCGACACGCTCATCGCCGCGCGCGGCCTGCTCGCGGGCAGATTCACCGGAGAGGTGCGGGACATCCTGCTCACGTTCGCGCGGTTCGAGGCGAACGGCACGCTGCCCAACGCCATCTATGGCGACAACGCCAGCAACCGCGACACCGTGGACGCGCCTCTGTGGTTCGCGCTCGCGTGCGAGGAATTCGCGGCGTCGGAACCGGCATTCCTCACAGCGGTGGTGGATTCGCGCGGGCGCGCCCTCGCGGACGTGCTTCGCAGCATCGCGGAGAATTACCTGCGCGGCACGCCGAACGGCATTCGCGTGGACGCGGAGTCCGCACTCGTGTGGAGCCCGGGCCACTTCACGTGGATGGACACAAACTTCCCCGCGGGCACGCCGCGCGAAGGCTACGCGGTGGAGATTCAGGCGCTGTGGATCCGGTTGCTCCGGTTGCTCGACCGGCTCGGATCGAAGCCCGCAGAGGAGCCGTGGACGGAACTTGCCGCGCGCGCGGAACGCTCGCTGACCGAACACTTCTGGCTCGATGAAGAGGGCTGGTTTGCGGACGTGCTCATCGGCAAGGCTGGCGTTCCTGCGAAGTCCGCCGTGCGCGACCCCGCGCTGCGAAGCAACATGCTCTTCACCGTCAGCCTCGGATTCGTCACGGGCGAACGCGCCCGGCGCTGTGTCGCGGCTGCGGCGCGCCACCTCATTGTGCCCGGCGCGCTGCGTTCGCTCGCGCCGCTGCCCGTGTCGCCACCGCTCGAGATCCGCGCGGGAGACGGCCGCTTGCTCAACGACCCGGCCAATCCATATTGGGGCCGCTACGAGGGCGACGAGGACACGCGCCGCAAGCCCGCGTATCACAACGGGACGGCGTGGTGCTGGACGTTCCCCACGTTTTGCGAGGCACTCGCTTGCGCATACGATGGTTCGCCCGAGGCCGTTGCCGCCGCGCGGGCGTATCTCGGCAGCGTGGACCGCCTGCTCGCGGAAGGCTGCCTCGGTCACCTGCCCGAAATCTGCGACGGCGACGCGCCGCACGCCCAACGCGGCTGCGACGCGCAGGCGTGGAGCGTGACGGAAGCGCTGAGGGTGTGGCGGATGTTGAACGCGGCTACTCCGCCCGCCCGTTGAATCCTGCGAGCATCGCCACGATCGCGTCCACTTCGTTGCGGCCGGAGGACTTCGGATCGGGATTCGAGTAGGCGTTGAGCATGATGCTGAAGACGAGTCGCTCGCGCGCGGCGCTGGTCACGTAGCCGGAGATCGTGTTCACGAAGGCGAGCGTGCCGGTCTTGGCGAGCGCGTTCTTCTCGGCGGGCGTGCCCTTCAATCGCGAGCGAAGCGTGCCGTCCACTCCGGCAATGGGCAGCGAGTCGCGGAAGACTTGCGCGTGCCGGTGCCGGGCCATGTGCTGAAGCAGCTGCACGGTGGCGTTCGGTGTCACGAGCGCCGTGCGCGACAGACCCGAGCCTTCCTGCAAGTGAACGTCGTCGGGCCGGATGCCGGCCTCGGTGAGAAACTTCTGCAACTCGGCCAGTCCGAGGGAACCCGTGTTGCGAGCGGCTTGTGACGCCGTGCGCGACCTTTCGCCGACTTGCAGGAGCAACAGGTGCGCGTAGAGGTTTTGCGAGGGCTTCA from Verrucomicrobiota bacterium includes the following:
- a CDS encoding YajQ family cyclic di-GMP-binding protein codes for the protein MPSFDIVSEVNSMEIENAVNQAKKELANRFDFKGSTAAIALEKNDIKLSAETDFRVRSMVEMVRTRLAKRGVSPKNIDEGKPDISPLGHARQVMKIKQGIAPDAAKQIAQFVRDTKLKVSAAIEGEKLRVTGKSRDDLQAVIAAVRTKEFPVALSFVNFRD
- a CDS encoding amylo-alpha-1,6-glucosidase, encoding MSPLSMTPPPGGRLLRFVGDTVRFALRPASSQQSPGRGWSARLRTDLGRADLVRREIVDANFKKIPLAGACWRDVPMRWADGAWSLELTLAEVGWFKAKAYALDPRGWQHWPDGPDAGVTVHPDWSRSANTIYCAFARMFGAGKTAATAWDDEREAEFKKLDAQGFTVIPPSGTLRDLARELPHIFGTLGCRILHLLPVNPTPTTMAKFGRFGSPYAALDLTGIDPALVEFDRRTTATGQFRELADGVHERGGRLFLDIVINHTGWGSRVQEAHPEWFLRDAKGSFVSPGAWGVTWEDLTELEHVHPGLWVELADVFLTWCRRGVDGFRCDAGYKVPMPAWQFITARVRQEFPDTVFLLEGLGGGWAETESLLTDGGMQWAYSELFQENTALQVQGYLDHALKQSSRVGVLVHYSETHDNARLAAKGRAWSLFRNRLSALTSVSGGYGFTCGVEWLATEKVRVHGSTGMNWGATDNITAELAALTALLAEHPCFLDGARLTRVSPAGSPVFGLVRQSADNKDVVLVLANTDADKPHPVTLDLRDAGFPGSAGLGARRLTDLLGQVAPRPQSTGDGHFTFTVAPLECHCLALDPMPLGLTGSAYRRARAQAAWGLAALARAMPAESIGTFDWRQVAAVVDRSAADWLASVSLGKPGASAAGYAPVVTWRASDRSRVLLVPPHHWLLVEATVSFRATLLRGDKPEHAASIATAAGHVASFGPSDFAGDAELRVQPFGGTSQATGGAIRYLASAPAIPQSAIRNPQSSLVLLTNGRGGMARLCVDPGNIHSKYDCVLGANLNASVPVDRHVFVKRLRLWCNADGFITPLNGGNLVAFEAGPRSRWQFVANAGDGRAAGIELSVEMLNQRNTVVVRLARTGVPGGLGRELPASADVRLTARFDIEDRNFHWETKRNSAAEHHFSSRCQVEHRTGAHEHTRVLLAGEVPSASAADAPIASGFSFTPARDRQLRITANAGVYHAAPEWSEGIPHPVEGSRGMAAGGDAWSPGWFELPLAPGRPITILVTAEAEEQVTDSPFERALGTVRSDPGVSTFERTLIDAASAFVVRRGDGKTVIAGYPWFLDWGRDTLIAARGLLAGRFTGEVRDILLTFARFEANGTLPNAIYGDNASNRDTVDAPLWFALACEEFAASEPAFLTAVVDSRGRALADVLRSIAENYLRGTPNGIRVDAESALVWSPGHFTWMDTNFPAGTPREGYAVEIQALWIRLLRLLDRLGSKPAEEPWTELAARAERSLTEHFWLDEEGWFADVLIGKAGVPAKSAVRDPALRSNMLFTVSLGFVTGERARRCVAAAARHLIVPGALRSLAPLPVSPPLEIRAGDGRLLNDPANPYWGRYEGDEDTRRKPAYHNGTAWCWTFPTFCEALACAYDGSPEAVAAARAYLGSVDRLLAEGCLGHLPEICDGDAPHAQRGCDAQAWSVTEALRVWRMLNAATPPAR